Proteins encoded by one window of Venturia canescens isolate UGA chromosome 2, ASM1945775v1, whole genome shotgun sequence:
- the LOC122406368 gene encoding uncharacterized protein, which translates to MKIILLLLIPASVLGQINGPSDDTPTEPISGRVNLDQLDKWRNVWKALCDRWCPPLTYMTFPHLLRLFCTAKCSSRAPVTNLGDPSGISPNDIASLLNGLRPNPSEKPDSGGTVGNQTSTSQSPPKLDSTTVKL; encoded by the exons ATGAAGATTATTTTGCTGCTTCTTATCCCCGCTTCAGTATTGGGCCAA ATCAATGGGCCATCCGACGATACGCCGACCGAGCCAATAAGTGGACGAGTGAATTTGGACCAACTGGACAAATGGCGCAACGTTTGGAAAGCTCTGTGCGATCGGTGGTGCCCCCCATTGACCTACATGACCTTTCCCCATCTTTTGAGACTCTTTTGTACCGCCAAGTGTAGCTCACGAGCACCAGTAACGAATCTTGGCGACCCCTCAGGCATCTCACCCAACGACATTGCGTCACTGCTGAACGGATTGCGTCCGAACCCTTCGGAAAAACCAGATTCGGGAGGAACTGTAGGGAACCAGACATCGACGAGCCAATCACCTCCGAAACTGGATTCTACCACAGTGAAACTGTGA